Proteins co-encoded in one Vicinamibacteria bacterium genomic window:
- a CDS encoding DUF6596 domain-containing protein translates to MTSEANEAARAAERVARESHGRLVAFLAASTRDVAGAEDALADAFAAALRLWPVDGVPQNPDAWLLTVARRRQTDAVRRRQTRKAGEEHLKRMAEEIAAAAASPDAIPDRRLALMFACAHPAIERGLRPPLILQTILGLTAAEIAAAFLIPQATMGQRLVRAKARIKDAGIPFRIPDREELPERLDAVLEAIYAAYAKAWGEIGEAASTALAGEATWLGRLIVNLLPDEPEAKGMLALMLYTEARRAARRSPGGGYVPLEEQDTSLWDDSAIGEAETMLREASSGGPSGRYQVEAAIQSAHVARRLNGVDNWLAIVALYDHLLALTGSPVVALNRAAALSEVEGPAAALAALHAVADDKRLADYQPFWATRGHLLARAGRKAEAREALTVAIGLSSDPAVRDYLRARVDALSDG, encoded by the coding sequence GTGACGAGCGAGGCGAACGAGGCGGCCCGGGCCGCCGAGCGCGTAGCGCGCGAGAGCCACGGCCGCCTCGTCGCCTTTCTCGCGGCGTCCACCCGGGACGTCGCCGGCGCCGAGGATGCGCTGGCCGACGCCTTCGCGGCGGCTCTTCGGCTCTGGCCGGTCGACGGCGTGCCGCAGAATCCCGACGCTTGGCTGCTCACGGTGGCCCGCCGCCGCCAGACCGATGCCGTCCGCCGGCGGCAGACCCGAAAGGCCGGTGAGGAGCACCTGAAACGCATGGCCGAAGAAATCGCTGCCGCCGCCGCTTCACCCGACGCAATTCCCGACCGGCGCCTCGCGCTGATGTTCGCTTGCGCCCATCCCGCGATCGAGCGCGGCTTGCGGCCCCCGCTGATCCTCCAGACCATCCTCGGGCTCACGGCCGCCGAAATCGCGGCCGCCTTCCTGATCCCGCAGGCGACCATGGGCCAGCGCCTGGTCCGCGCCAAGGCGCGCATCAAGGACGCGGGCATTCCCTTCCGCATTCCCGACCGCGAGGAGCTGCCCGAGCGGCTCGACGCCGTGCTCGAAGCCATCTATGCCGCCTACGCCAAGGCCTGGGGTGAGATCGGCGAAGCAGCCTCCACGGCACTCGCCGGCGAAGCCACCTGGCTCGGCCGGTTGATCGTCAACCTCTTGCCGGATGAACCCGAGGCCAAGGGAATGCTCGCCCTCATGCTCTACACCGAGGCCCGGCGTGCCGCCCGGCGTAGCCCTGGCGGTGGTTATGTGCCGCTCGAGGAGCAGGACACAAGCCTTTGGGACGACTCTGCAATCGGGGAGGCCGAGACCATGCTCCGCGAGGCGAGCTCCGGCGGCCCTTCCGGCCGCTACCAGGTCGAGGCGGCGATCCAATCGGCGCACGTCGCCCGGCGCCTAAACGGCGTCGACAACTGGCTGGCGATCGTCGCCCTCTACGACCACCTGCTGGCGTTGACCGGTTCCCCGGTCGTCGCCCTCAACCGCGCTGCCGCGCTGAGCGAGGTCGAAGGGCCCGCCGCCGCACTCGCCGCCCTTCACGCCGTCGCCGACGACAAGCGGCTCGCCGACTACCAGCCCTTTTGGGCGACTCGCGGTCACCTCCTCGCCCGTGCCGGCCGCAAGGCCGAAGCCCGCGAGGCGCTGACCGTGGCCATCGGTCTCTCCTCCGATCCGGCGGTCCGCGACTACCTCCGGGCCCGCGTCGACGCCCTTAGCGACGGTTGA
- a CDS encoding YciI family protein: MRFMMLIHHDEEALAAAPQQQLGADFGAFNQALAKAGAGFAPGERLQGTRAATTVRVRSGKKKVLDGPYADTKEQFAGYFMIDVPDLDAAIEWAERCPSSKYGAIEIRPLWTAGQ; the protein is encoded by the coding sequence ATGCGTTTCATGATGCTGATCCATCACGACGAGGAGGCGCTGGCCGCCGCGCCCCAGCAGCAGCTCGGAGCCGATTTTGGCGCCTTCAACCAGGCGCTGGCCAAGGCCGGCGCCGGCTTCGCTCCCGGCGAGCGGCTGCAGGGCACCAGGGCCGCGACCACCGTCCGCGTGCGATCCGGTAAGAAGAAAGTGCTCGATGGCCCCTATGCCGACACGAAGGAGCAGTTCGCGGGCTACTTCATGATCGATGTCCCGGACCTCGACGCCGCCATCGAATGGGCCGAGCGCTGCCCGAGCTCGAAATACGGCGCTATCGAGATCCGTCCGCTCTGGACCGCCGGGCAGTGA
- a CDS encoding YciI family protein: MRYMLLIHTDESAADTAPAEGITRMSADYGAYTEAMNRAGVNLGGERLQPAKTAANVRVRDGRTDVLDGPYADTKEQFGGYYLIDVPDIDQAIAWAARCPAAARGTVEVRPVSELSRT; this comes from the coding sequence ATGCGCTACATGCTGCTGATCCACACCGACGAAAGCGCGGCGGACACCGCCCCGGCCGAGGGCATCACGCGGATGTCGGCGGACTACGGCGCCTATACCGAGGCGATGAACAGGGCCGGGGTGAACCTTGGCGGCGAGCGCCTCCAGCCCGCCAAGACGGCCGCAAACGTCCGGGTCCGCGACGGCAGGACCGACGTGCTCGACGGCCCATACGCCGATACCAAGGAGCAGTTCGGCGGCTACTACCTGATCGACGTGCCGGATATCGACCAGGCGATCGCGTGGGCCGCCCGCTGCCCCGCCGCCGCCCGCGGCACCGTCGAGGTCCGGCCGGTCTCGGAGCTGAGCCGGACCTGA